DNA from Pseudomonadota bacterium:
CAGAAGCTTCTCCTCGGGAGAAAGCTGAGTCTCGCCTTTCGGGGTAATCTTACCAACCAGGATGTCCCCGGGATTAACATGGGCTCCGATATGAACAATGCCATCCTGATCAAGATGAGCCAAGCCTTCGTCACCAACATTAGGAATGTCCCGGGTGATCTCTTCCGGTCCAAGTTTTGTATCCCGGGCAACAACCTCGCAAACCTCAATATGAATGGAGGTAAACTTATCCTCCCTGATCAAGCGTTCGTTGATCAGAATCGAATCCTCGAAGTTATAACCACCCCAGGGCATGAACGCGACCTTGACATTCTGTCCCAGGGCCAGCTCACCGTGATCCATCGAGGGACCATCCGCCAGGATTTCTCCAGCCTCGACAAAGGTTCCGCTTTTGACCAGAGGAATATGATTGAAACAGGTATTCTGATTGGAGCGCATGAATTTTGCGAGCCGGTAGATATCAATACCGAAATCATCCTCGCTGCCTTCAGGCTGACTGTAACCTTCATGACGAACGACGATTTTACTAGAATCAACATACTCGACATAACCGCTTCTTTTCGCGACCACCGCGATTCCTGAATCAAGGGCCACCCGACCTTCCATTCCGGTACCGACCATCGGCGCTTCGGCCCGAAGCAAGGGCACGGCCTGACGCTGCATATTGGAACCCATTAGAGCCCGGTTGGCATCATCATGCTCTAGAAAAGGAATCAGGGAAGCCGCAACACTGACCAGCTGGCGCGGCGAAACATCCATAAAGTCGATATTTTCCCGAGGCTCAATGCTGTACTCACCAGCTTTACGACAGGTTACCAGCTCATTAGCGAAGCTGCCGTCGTGATTGAGCGGGGCACTGGCCTGGGCGATAATTTTATCGTCTTCATCCATGGCGTAAAGATAGCGCACTTCATCACTGACCACCCCGTTATGAACCACGCGGTATGGAGTCTCTATAAAGCCGAATTCATTGACCCTGGCGTAAGTAGCCAGTGACGCGATCAGCCCGATATTTGGACCTTCAGGGGTTTCGATAGGACAAAGCCGGCCATAGTGAGTCAGGTGTACATCACGGACCTCGAATCCGGCCCGTTCACGAGTCAAACCTCCTGGTCCAAGTGCGCTCAGGCGCCGTTTATGGGTTATTTCCGAAAGCGGGTTGGTCTGATCCATGAATTGAGAAAGCTGACTGCTGCCGAAAAACTCCTTGATCGCGGCACTCACCGGTTTGGAGTTGATCAGATCATGCGGCATCGCTGTATCAATTTCCTGAAGGCTCATCCGCTCGCGAATCGATTTTTCCATGCGCACCAGACCGATCCGATACTGATTTTCAATCAGTTCACCCACCGTACGCACCCGGCGATTACCCAGATTGTCAATATCGTCAATCACCCCTTTATCGGTCCGCAAGGAAATCAAATACTTGACAATCGCCAAGATATCCTCGGCTGTCAGAGTTTTAGCGTCCAGGGGCTGGTTGGTTCCAAGCTTGTGATTGATCTTGAGACGACCTACCCGGGAGAGATCGTAGCGTTCGGGATTAAAAAAGAGATTCTGAAAAAGGGCGTCAGCGATATCAATGGTCGGCGGTTCGCCGGGACGCAGACGACGATAGATCTCAAGCTTGGCTTTTTCTACTTCAAGTTCCTTTTCAGTCTTGTCCCCGCCTACCAGGGATTCTCTTTCCTCATCACTCAAAACGATCTTGTCGACCAGCAGGGTATCACGCAGGTAAGAGCCTACATTCACATTGTCGATAAAAAGAATTTCAAATTTTTCGACCCCACTTTCCTGTAGAGCCGCCAGTTTATCGGCCGTAAGCTCTTCATTGCATTCAAGCAAAACCTCGCCCGTCTGCGGGTCGACCACATCGTGGGACATATAGGAACCCACCAACTCCTCATCCTGAATCGGCAGGGATGCCAATCCGGCCGCTTTCATGCGCCGCAATGCGGTTTTGCTGATTTTACGACCCTTGAGCAACAACACTTCACCACTGGCTGAATCGACAATATCCTCACGCGCCTTAAAGCTGGCGACGGTATCCGGGGTATCATAATCCACCGTTCGGGTAAAAGAACCATCAGCATGGCAATTAACAACAATACTGTCATAAAAAAGATTCAGCAACTCTTCGGTCGAATACCCCAGAGCTCGCAACAGAACCGTCGCCGGGAGTTTACGCCGCCGGTCAATCCTGACATAAATAAGATCCTTATTATCAAATTCAAAATCAATCCAAGACCCCCGGTAAGGAATAACCCTGGCACTGAACAGCGACATTCCACTAACCGCACTTTTCGCCTTTTCCTGAGCGAAGAAAACCCCAGGTGAACGGTGCAACTGACTCACAATAACTCTTTCAGTACCGTTTACGATAAAGGTCCCTCTCTCTGTCATCAGAGGTATTTCCCCGAAGTAGACCTCCTGCTCCTTGATGTCGCGAATGGAACGCTGTTCGCTGCCCTCTTCAATATCCCAAATAATCAGACGGATTCTAACCCTGATCGGCAGCGCATAGGTAAGTCCTTTAAGCATGCACTCACGGTCATCGTAACGTGGAGTCCCAAGGTTATAACTGACGTATTCGATAGAAGAAGTTCCGTAGAAATCCTTGATCGGGAAAACGCTCCGAAAAACGCCTTCGAGGCCGCTGTCTTCCCGATCCTCGGGAGGCACATCATCTTGAAGAAAACGCTTAAATGAGTCAAGCTGCAGATCCAGCAGAAAGGGGACTTCCGCAACTTCATCAATAGTAGCGAAGTTACAGCGAAGACGAGGCAGGTTACGGCTATTCCGGGCTACCATAGAACTTTATACCTCATATAATTCCAGAGTTAAAGTAATGAACTAAATGCAAGGGGGTGGGAATAGTTTGCCGGCTAAAAAATTTCAGTCGACATCTACCAGATTTCGACAAACACAAAAACAACGTAAGGGATAGAGGCTGTGACTGCTCTATCCCTTACGTTTCAAGGAAGTAACTTAACGATTTACAACAGTCATCCTGAAATTATTTAATCTCAGCAGTAGCTCCGGCTTCCTCGAGTTTCTTCACCAGGCTTTGAGCTTCATCCTTGCTGACGGCCTCTTTGATCGCCTTGGGAGCTCCTTCAACCGCATCCTTCGCCTCTTTTAGGCCCAGGCCGGTAATTTCACGAACAACCTTGATTACCTGAATCTTCTTGTCGCCAAAAGATGTGAGAATAACATCAAATTCCGTCTGTTCTTCAGCTACCGCGCCGGCATCGGCCGCAACCGGAGCCGCGGCAAAAGCCATGGGAGCTGCGGCTGAAACCCCAAATTTTTCTTCCAGCTCCTTAACCAGTTCCGAAAGCTGGAGAACGGACATATTTTCAATAAACTGTATGACATCTTCTTTAGTAATGGACATGATTTGATACTCCTATGTACATTGTAATCTGACTATGAATTTTTAAATTTAGACTGACCTGAAAACCAACTTCAGATGCAGTCCAGTATCCAGTATCTACTGGTTTGGCTGACTCTGCTCTTTCTGCTCTTTTATCGCGTTCAGAACCTGTACTGCCGACCTTACCACGCCGCTCAGCACATTGACGAAGCCGCCGGGGACACCGTTAAGGGTACCCAGCAAGGTTGCCCGCATGACATCCAGACTGGGCAATTCGGACAGCCTTTTCAAGCCGTCTTTATCAAGATAGCATCCAGAGAGTACGCCACCCATTATTTCCAGTTTAGTTTCAGTCTTGGCGAACTCAACTAAAGCCTTGGCGGCAGCGGCCGGATCACCATACACCAAGACCAGCCCGCTGGGTCCCTTAAGGTAATCCGCCAAAATGTCGTTTCCAGATGCCTTGGCAGCAATTCGCGCCAAGGTATTCTTGACCA
Protein-coding regions in this window:
- the rpoB gene encoding DNA-directed RNA polymerase subunit beta translates to MVARNSRNLPRLRCNFATIDEVAEVPFLLDLQLDSFKRFLQDDVPPEDREDSGLEGVFRSVFPIKDFYGTSSIEYVSYNLGTPRYDDRECMLKGLTYALPIRVRIRLIIWDIEEGSEQRSIRDIKEQEVYFGEIPLMTERGTFIVNGTERVIVSQLHRSPGVFFAQEKAKSAVSGMSLFSARVIPYRGSWIDFEFDNKDLIYVRIDRRRKLPATVLLRALGYSTEELLNLFYDSIVVNCHADGSFTRTVDYDTPDTVASFKAREDIVDSASGEVLLLKGRKISKTALRRMKAAGLASLPIQDEELVGSYMSHDVVDPQTGEVLLECNEELTADKLAALQESGVEKFEILFIDNVNVGSYLRDTLLVDKIVLSDEERESLVGGDKTEKELEVEKAKLEIYRRLRPGEPPTIDIADALFQNLFFNPERYDLSRVGRLKINHKLGTNQPLDAKTLTAEDILAIVKYLISLRTDKGVIDDIDNLGNRRVRTVGELIENQYRIGLVRMEKSIRERMSLQEIDTAMPHDLINSKPVSAAIKEFFGSSQLSQFMDQTNPLSEITHKRRLSALGPGGLTRERAGFEVRDVHLTHYGRLCPIETPEGPNIGLIASLATYARVNEFGFIETPYRVVHNGVVSDEVRYLYAMDEDDKIIAQASAPLNHDGSFANELVTCRKAGEYSIEPRENIDFMDVSPRQLVSVAASLIPFLEHDDANRALMGSNMQRQAVPLLRAEAPMVGTGMEGRVALDSGIAVVAKRSGYVEYVDSSKIVVRHEGYSQPEGSEDDFGIDIYRLAKFMRSNQNTCFNHIPLVKSGTFVEAGEILADGPSMDHGELALGQNVKVAFMPWGGYNFEDSILINERLIREDKFTSIHIEVCEVVARDTKLGPEEITRDIPNVGDEGLAHLDQDGIVHIGAHVNPGDILVGKITPKGETQLSPEEKLLRAIFGEKAGEVRDTSLRVPPGMKGVVIDAKTFARKGYGGDGDADERERDFKLVRKEADEELYFIRRSVIAKLRELLIGQTLETDLKGGKGLVVLKAGTMLQAEDAAKVTLKMCTNLVLRGAPEVEEKIARLLDYMERSQKRVEAQVEERIENLKRGDEMQPGVNQMVKVYIAIKRKLSVGDKMSGRHGNKGVLSRIVPEEDMPYLADGTTVDIVLNPLGVPSRMNVGQILETHLGWAAQSLGRQIEEMIEAGYGPAPLRDKLKQVFAHDRRSLAWLAAADDEAIREQAAKLSAYVPMATPVFDGAGEERIKECLEKAGLPRSGQVLLYDGRTGEAFERPVTVGYMYILKLHHLVDDKMHARSIGPYSLVTQQPLGGKAQFGGQRLGEMEVWALEAYGAAYSLQEFLTVKSDDVAGRTRMYEAIVKGKQTLESGLPESFNVLIKELQSLCLDVELEEENS
- a CDS encoding 50S ribosomal protein L7/L12, producing the protein MMSITKEDVIQFIENMSVLQLSELVKELEEKFGVSAAAPMAFAAAPVAADAGAVAEEQTEFDVILTSFGDKKIQVIKVVREITGLGLKEAKDAVEGAPKAIKEAVSKDEAQSLVKKLEEAGATAEIK
- a CDS encoding 50S ribosomal protein L10, encoding MNRAEKQAQIDGLTAKFKDAQAAFLTDYRGLNVEKLTVLRNQLREKQTEYKVVKNTLARIAAKASGNDILADYLKGPSGLVLVYGDPAAAAKALVEFAKTETKLEIMGGVLSGCYLDKDGLKRLSELPSLDVMRATLLGTLNGVPGGFVNVLSGVVRSAVQVLNAIKEQKEQSQPNQ